From one Lolium rigidum isolate FL_2022 chromosome 4, APGP_CSIRO_Lrig_0.1, whole genome shotgun sequence genomic stretch:
- the LOC124648778 gene encoding transcription elongation factor 1 homolog: protein MGKRKSASSKAAPRKKMEKLETTFCCPFCSHAAAVECVIDLVQEMATASCYVCQESYSTVPDALTEPIDVYSEWIDECERVNEGVPRHRRPVVCKLVGYRVTEEVAVERLREVSAEDHVIEEDEEDVEDMDYYNDFSSDDEEEEEEEEE, encoded by the exons ATGGGGAAGAGGAAGTCGGCTAGCTCCAAAGCGGCGCCACGGAAgaagatggagaagctagaaacgACCTTCTGCTGCCCGTTCTGcagccacgccgccgccgtcgagtgcGTCATCGACCTGGTGCAGGAGATGGCCACGGCGTCGTGCTACGTCTGCCAGGAGAGCTACTCCACCGTGCCCGACGCGCTCACCGAGCCCATCGACGTCTACAGCGAGTGGATCGACGAGTGCGAGCGCGTTAACGAGGGCGTGCCTCGTCACCGCCGGCCCGTGGTCTGTAAGCT AGTAGGCTACAGAGTGACAGAGGAGGTGGCAGTAGAGCGACTACGCGAAGTCAGCGCCGAAGATCACGTCatcgaggag GACGAAGAAGATGTCGAGGACATGGATTACTACAACGACTTCAGcagcgatgacgaagaagaag aagaagaagaagaagaataa